The region CTCGTTGATCTTGGTGGGTTTAATGCGGTAAAGCGCTGGAGAGATCGCCCTCCTCGCCTCCCAGAGGCGCTGCTGGGCAAAGATGTCCTCGGCTATGCTGACCTGACCGTTTTGTGAAGTGCAGATCTTCGCGATCTTTTCAGCGTCCTGCATGGCAGCGGCATGTGAGCCGTCCACCTCAATCAGCAACATTGCCTCCGCTTCCATCGGCAGTCCGAAATTCTTGTAATTTTCAACCGCGCGCACAGACTCTTCATCCATGAATTCAAGCACCCTGGGGATTATTCCCGAAGAGGTGATTTTTGTTATCGCAAACGCTGCTTCATCCAGCCGTGAGTACGTGCATAAAAGGGTCACTGTTTCTTCGGGCATGGGCAGTATCTTCAAAAATATCTTCGTCACGACACACAGCGTCCCTTCAGAACCGACGATAAGGCGCGTCAGATCATATCCGACAACGTTCTTGTAAGTTTTTCCGCCAGTCATCATGACCCTGCCGTCGGGAAGGACAACTTCAAGCCCAAGCACGTAATCCCTTGTAACACCGTATTTTACCGCCCGCGGCCCCCCTGCGTTTTCAGCAACGTTCCCGCCTAAAGTGCAGAAGTTCATGCTTGCGGGGTCAGGTGGATAAAAGAGGCCCTTCCCTTCAAGCTTTTCCTGCAAGTGGCCATTGATCACACCCGGCTCGACAACGGCGATCATATTTTTGTCATCAATATCGAGTATCCTGTTCATGCCGTCAAGGGAAAGGATGATCGCGTCGTTCAAAGGCACAGCGCCTCCGGTCATCCCGGTCCCGGCGCCGCGGGGCACAACCGGCGTCCTTTGCTTGTTCGCATACGCAACGACTTTTGAAACCTCGTCCGTGCTCACCGGTTTTACGATCGCGGAAGGAGCGCCCTGCATCGAGGACGCGTCGAACCCGTAGCAGAAGAGGTCCTCTTTGTCGTTTGAAAGCCTCTCCGGCAGGGGAAAAGCGTTTTCGTCTTTTTTCTTGAAGATTTTAAAATCCATGATGGTTTAATTATAACTGAAAATTGCGTTTAAGAAACCACAGAGTTCACCCGGCGGTTAATTGTATTATGCGGAAGACACGATCTTCATACTTATGTCAGCGGCAGGAGCGGAATGCGTGAGCGCGCCGACAGAGATCAGGTCTACACCTGTCTCTGCAACGCCGTGGATATTTTCCAGGCTTATATTGCCTGATGCCTCTATCAGCACAGCCGGGTTCTTTTTGCGGATTATCTTCACGGCATCTCTCATCTGACTGACGTTCATGTTATCAAGCATTATAATATCTGCGTTTACTGAAAGCGCTTCATGTACTTCAGCGATATTTTTCACTTCAACTTCGATCTTTAATAGCTGATGCGACTTTGAACGCGCAAGTTTAACAGCTTGCCCTATCCCGC is a window of Nitrospirota bacterium DNA encoding:
- a CDS encoding FAD-binding protein, with product MDFKIFKKKDENAFPLPERLSNDKEDLFCYGFDASSMQGAPSAIVKPVSTDEVSKVVAYANKQRTPVVPRGAGTGMTGGAVPLNDAIILSLDGMNRILDIDDKNMIAVVEPGVINGHLQEKLEGKGLFYPPDPASMNFCTLGGNVAENAGGPRAVKYGVTRDYVLGLEVVLPDGRVMMTGGKTYKNVVGYDLTRLIVGSEGTLCVVTKIFLKILPMPEETVTLLCTYSRLDEAAFAITKITSSGIIPRVLEFMDEESVRAVENYKNFGLPMEAEAMLLIEVDGSHAAAMQDAEKIAKICTSQNGQVSIAEDIFAQQRLWEARRAISPALYRIKPTKINEDIVVPRGRIPEMLQSLREISERYNLKIVNFGHAGDGNIHVNVMTDKNDREEYERAGKAVEDIFKATLSLEGTISGEHGVGLTKKQFLGMELSETSIEMMKAIKKTFDPYGILNPGKIFQDD